A part of Ignavibacteriales bacterium genomic DNA contains:
- a CDS encoding carboxypeptidase-like regulatory domain-containing protein, whose product MKTISFLLVFIFYHSILFSQSDFFVRGKVTDEANNQPLPFANIRVDKTSLGTSANAEGNYELKLAQGKYDLIVSYIGFISDTISINLDSDRSEIIFSLFQSKVDLPEIVILPGENPALEIIRKAILKKHERELKITDYEFESYTKGLVRSQKEISAGNNSVGIGIGADSSELKITGILENQSKGYFKKPDGFKEIILARKQSSNFPASINILTGGRFILNFYDDDVNFFGKDLPGPLAENTLDYYYFYIQKTLAIDDRRVFQLYMSPDDKDDPGFEGSIFITDSTFDLIKVDVQLNRAANTGGILDTNNIFQQFALFDESVYMPVDYRLFIKVNFMGLAKFGFEMNTILYNYKINSSISNDIFNKAIITVLPEADEKDSTYWFATQTIPNTTEEQLAYERIDSLKNIPTNIWDDFSIFSTKMNLSENASTSAPLGMYHFNRIEGHSFDYGVWLYELNNRRISLSLNTGYGFSDKKFKWNFNSKVLLGDYRTISMNLNLFNKLKILFDNSENYNELTSTLLSLISKYEFRDYYYSQGGGINLEGEVFPVLKLRLGFNHSKDLIAENKTNVSLFYDKKTYKANLPINEVTINSVSSGFTIDFRDYIEDGYFRNRVSFGKSFVLLSGDVTYSSNDFLRSDFDFTTYELKLSGALQNFRNSSLRFLIYGMYNDGTLPYQKLFSLPGNIDLTSREFTFRTLNLNQVVGERVLTINIEQNWYDEIFKTLDLPFLSKMQLQLNTFINMAIVETGENTSSIVPNNIDSFPHPFYEAGFGIAHPLIPLKIEFAWKLNYRGENNFRVGINSFIF is encoded by the coding sequence ATGAAAACAATTTCCTTTCTTTTGGTGTTTATTTTTTATCACTCCATTTTATTTTCGCAGAGCGATTTTTTTGTTCGCGGCAAAGTTACCGATGAGGCTAACAACCAACCTTTACCATTTGCAAATATAAGAGTTGATAAAACAAGTCTTGGTACTTCAGCAAACGCCGAAGGCAATTATGAATTGAAACTTGCTCAAGGCAAATACGATTTGATAGTTTCATATATTGGATTTATTTCGGATACTATTTCAATCAATCTTGATTCAGATAGAAGTGAAATTATCTTTTCACTTTTTCAATCCAAAGTGGATTTACCCGAAATAGTAATCCTGCCAGGCGAAAACCCCGCCCTCGAAATAATAAGAAAAGCAATTCTGAAAAAGCATGAACGAGAATTGAAAATTACTGATTACGAATTCGAGTCTTACACAAAAGGACTTGTGAGATCACAGAAGGAAATATCGGCAGGCAATAACAGCGTGGGGATTGGCATCGGGGCAGATTCGAGCGAATTGAAAATCACAGGTATTCTTGAAAATCAAAGCAAAGGATATTTCAAAAAACCTGATGGCTTCAAAGAAATTATTCTTGCAAGAAAACAAAGTTCAAATTTTCCTGCATCAATAAATATTCTTACCGGCGGAAGATTCATCCTAAATTTTTATGATGATGATGTGAATTTTTTCGGCAAGGATTTGCCAGGACCTTTAGCAGAGAACACACTCGACTATTATTATTTCTACATACAAAAAACTTTGGCCATTGATGACAGAAGAGTATTTCAACTTTACATGTCACCCGATGATAAAGATGATCCTGGTTTCGAGGGAAGTATTTTTATTACCGACAGTACTTTCGATTTAATTAAAGTTGATGTGCAGTTAAATCGGGCTGCAAATACCGGAGGAATTTTAGATACGAATAATATATTCCAGCAGTTTGCTTTGTTCGATGAATCAGTTTATATGCCCGTTGATTATAGATTATTTATTAAAGTAAATTTTATGGGACTTGCAAAGTTTGGTTTTGAAATGAACACTATTCTATATAATTATAAAATCAATAGCAGCATTAGTAATGATATTTTTAACAAAGCAATAATTACGGTTCTTCCGGAAGCCGATGAAAAAGATTCAACATATTGGTTCGCCACACAAACGATCCCGAATACAACTGAAGAGCAATTAGCTTATGAGAGAATTGACAGCTTAAAAAATATTCCTACAAATATTTGGGACGATTTTTCTATTTTCTCTACGAAAATGAATCTTTCTGAAAATGCCTCGACAAGTGCGCCGTTAGGTATGTACCACTTCAACAGGATTGAAGGACATTCTTTTGATTATGGTGTATGGTTGTATGAACTGAATAACCGACGAATAAGTTTATCACTCAATACAGGGTACGGGTTTTCCGACAAAAAATTCAAATGGAATTTTAATTCGAAAGTTCTACTCGGAGATTACAGAACTATCAGTATGAATCTGAATCTTTTTAACAAATTAAAAATCCTTTTTGATAATAGTGAAAATTATAACGAACTAACGAGTACGCTGCTTTCGCTGATTTCTAAATACGAATTCAGAGATTACTACTACTCACAAGGAGGCGGTATTAACTTAGAGGGAGAAGTTTTTCCAGTGCTAAAACTTCGTCTGGGATTTAATCACTCAAAAGATTTAATTGCTGAAAATAAAACTAATGTTTCTTTATTTTATGATAAGAAAACTTACAAAGCTAATCTTCCTATAAACGAAGTTACAATAAATTCCGTTTCAAGCGGCTTTACAATTGATTTCAGAGATTACATCGAAGATGGTTACTTCAGGAATAGAGTTTCCTTTGGAAAATCTTTTGTACTGCTTTCCGGTGATGTTACTTATTCATCTAATGATTTTTTGAGATCGGATTTTGATTTTACCACTTACGAATTGAAGTTGAGCGGCGCTTTGCAAAACTTCAGAAATTCTTCTTTAAGATTTTTAATTTATGGGATGTATAACGATGGCACTCTGCCATATCAAAAATTATTTTCACTACCGGGAAATATTGATTTAACTTCCCGGGAATTTACGTTCAGGACTTTGAATCTGAATCAAGTTGTTGGCGAAAGAGTTTTAACAATAAATATTGAACAAAACTGGTATGATGAAATTTTCAAAACTTTAGATTTACCTTTTCTAAGCAAGATGCAACTTCAATTAAACACATTTATTAATATG
- a CDS encoding N-acetyltransferase, which yields MQIEVTHDIENKKFTGTVDGKECYLRYRMRGEDTIDLYYTYVPYDFRGRGIASEIVKEAFQYARENALIVIPTCPYIWTFLERHSEFHDVIIGS from the coding sequence ATGCAGATTGAAGTAACACACGATATCGAGAACAAGAAGTTTACTGGAACCGTTGACGGCAAAGAATGTTATCTGAGATATCGAATGAGGGGGGAGGATACAATTGATCTATATTATACTTATGTTCCGTATGATTTCCGCGGTAGAGGAATCGCTTCGGAAATTGTTAAAGAAGCATTTCAGTATGCCCGCGAGAACGCTCTAATCGTAATACCTACTTGCCCATACATCTGGACATTTCTGGAAAGACACTCCGAATTCCACGATGTAATAATCGGAAGTTGA
- a CDS encoding HAD family phosphatase, with protein MKYSVIVFDLGNVLIPFDYKIMTDRLNKVSSGLGEKFLAEYKNNYHIHRSYESGTMTDQQFIDKMLNILDYKIDSETFCRFFSEIFRVNQDIANLLPKLKKNYKLILLSNTNSIHKKFGWEKFDFLKHFDRLILSHKVGAVKPEEKIYRAVETVSGFPPAQHLFIDDVKEYCDAAIKLGWDAINFVSYENLIQEFQVREVL; from the coding sequence TTGAAATATTCTGTAATTGTGTTTGATCTTGGTAACGTTCTAATTCCATTCGATTATAAAATAATGACTGATCGGTTAAATAAAGTTTCATCAGGGTTGGGGGAAAAATTTTTAGCTGAATACAAAAATAATTATCATATTCACCGCAGTTATGAAAGCGGCACGATGACAGATCAACAGTTCATTGATAAGATGCTGAATATCCTTGATTATAAAATTGACAGCGAAACTTTTTGCCGATTTTTTTCTGAAATATTCAGAGTAAACCAGGACATTGCAAATTTACTTCCTAAGTTGAAAAAAAATTATAAATTGATTTTACTTTCAAATACCAATTCGATTCATAAAAAATTTGGGTGGGAGAAATTTGACTTTCTGAAACACTTCGATCGTTTAATCCTTTCACATAAGGTAGGGGCCGTAAAACCCGAAGAAAAAATTTACCGCGCAGTGGAAACTGTTTCAGGGTTTCCGCCGGCTCAACATTTATTTATTGATGATGTAAAGGAATACTGTGATGCTGCAATTAAATTAGGTTGGGATGCCATAAATTTTGTCAGCTATGAAAATCTAATTCAAGAGTTTCAAGTAAGAGAGGTCTTATAA